A genomic window from Vanessa cardui chromosome Z, ilVanCard2.1, whole genome shotgun sequence includes:
- the LOC124542985 gene encoding ubiquitin-conjugating enzyme E2-22 kDa isoform X2: protein MANIAAKRIKREFKEVMKSEEVAGGDIKLELVNDCWTELQGEISGPPDTPYEGGTFLLEIKVPETYPFNPPKIRFMTKIWHPNVSSATGAICLDILKDQWAAALTLRTVLLSIQALLSAAEPNDPQDAVVAKQYKENHELFEMTAKHWTNIYAGGPTCICEFNQKVQRIQDMGIDEHQARVALSTYDWELERATEQLF, encoded by the exons atggcAAATATAGCTGCAAAACGTATAAAAAGGGAATTCAAGGAAGTCATGAAAAGTGAGGAG GTCGCAGGAGGTGATATTAAACTGGAATTAGTCAATGACTGTTGGACAGAACTACAGGGAGAAATATCTGGGCCGCCGGACACACCATACGAGGGTGGGACATTTCTTCTCGAGATAAAAGTACCAGAGACATATCCATTTAATCCTCCTAAG ATCCGGTTCATGACGAAGATATGGCATCCCAACGTATCGTCAGCCACGGGCGCGATCTGCTTGGACATCCTCAAAGACCAGTGGGCGGCCGCGCTCACATTACGAACAGTCCTCTTATCGATACAGGCATTGCTATCGGCCGCCGAGCCCAACGATCCCCAAGACGCGGTCGTTGCCAAACAATATAAAGAGAATCATGAATTATTCGAAATGACCGCGAAGCATTGGACGAATATATACGCCGGTGGACCAACATGCATCTGCGAGTTCAACCAGAAAGTCCAGCGCATCCAAGACATGGGAATAGACGAGCACCAAGCCAGGGTCGCCCTCTCGACCTACGACTGGGAACTGGAGCGAGCTACAGAACAGCTATTCT GA
- the LOC124542985 gene encoding ubiquitin-conjugating enzyme E2-22 kDa isoform X1, which yields MANIAAKRIKREFKEVMKSEEVAGGDIKLELVNDCWTELQGEISGPPDTPYEGGTFLLEIKVPETYPFNPPKIRFMTKIWHPNVSSATGAICLDILKDQWAAALTLRTVLLSIQALLSAAEPNDPQDAVVAKQYKENHELFEMTAKHWTNIYAGGPTCICEFNQKVQRIQDMGIDEHQARVALSTYDWELERATEQLFC from the exons atggcAAATATAGCTGCAAAACGTATAAAAAGGGAATTCAAGGAAGTCATGAAAAGTGAGGAG GTCGCAGGAGGTGATATTAAACTGGAATTAGTCAATGACTGTTGGACAGAACTACAGGGAGAAATATCTGGGCCGCCGGACACACCATACGAGGGTGGGACATTTCTTCTCGAGATAAAAGTACCAGAGACATATCCATTTAATCCTCCTAAG ATCCGGTTCATGACGAAGATATGGCATCCCAACGTATCGTCAGCCACGGGCGCGATCTGCTTGGACATCCTCAAAGACCAGTGGGCGGCCGCGCTCACATTACGAACAGTCCTCTTATCGATACAGGCATTGCTATCGGCCGCCGAGCCCAACGATCCCCAAGACGCGGTCGTTGCCAAACAATATAAAGAGAATCATGAATTATTCGAAATGACCGCGAAGCATTGGACGAATATATACGCCGGTGGACCAACATGCATCTGCGAGTTCAACCAGAAAGTCCAGCGCATCCAAGACATGGGAATAGACGAGCACCAAGCCAGGGTCGCCCTCTCGACCTACGACTGGGAACTGGAGCGAGCTACAGAACAGCTATTCTGTTAG